The following proteins come from a genomic window of Denitromonas sp.:
- a CDS encoding bifunctional (p)ppGpp synthetase/guanosine-3',5'-bis(diphosphate) 3'-pyrophosphohydrolase, whose amino-acid sequence MVSVTHAISYADEETPPVDRICEGLPAADRPRIEAALSLITELYPQQPLGTGEPTLRHALGMALICVSLKMDGDARLAALLFALHSHMDNATEYLEKHFGLRVARLVGGLYRLNGLRVITRKTATNRAPEMRQQSETLRKMLLAMVEDIRVVLLRLASRTQTLRYYAEHPDDEAQFDAARESLDIYAPLANRLGVWQLKWELEDLSFRFLEPDTYKRIAKMLDERRVEREQFIADAVARLREEMAAAGISGEVYGRPKHIFSIVNKMRSKDLDFSQVYDVRALRVLVSQVRDCYAVLGIVHQIWTPIPKEYDDYILKPKGNNYQSLHTAVRAADGRALEVQIRTHDMHQHAEFGVAAHWRYKEGSGAGGSAYDEKIALLRDLLSWRDEVTDADHWEEKYRDASLDDTLYVMTPQGRVVDLPRGATAVDFAYALHSDLGHRCRGAKVDGHLIPLNKPLESGQTVEITAAKEGGPSRDWLNPQQNYVTTGKARRKIKQYFSQQEQGELLERGRAVIHRELQREGQTQFNNETLAQRLGFKNTDAMFIAAGRGEVGPRAVQLATQTDGSAAPSADEVVIGRSRQRSTDDDILVVGVSKLMTSLARCCKPAPPDAVEGFVTRGRGISVHRVDCPDFQALLKRHPERAIPATWGDGVDAPGSRYPVDVIVDANDRQGLLRDLSDVLSREKLNVIAVNTLTRKGKARMRFTIEVNGSQQIQRALTLMGEVVGVEQARRT is encoded by the coding sequence CGAAGGCCTGCCCGCCGCCGACCGGCCGCGCATCGAAGCGGCCCTGTCGCTGATCACCGAGCTTTACCCGCAGCAGCCGCTGGGGACCGGCGAGCCGACCCTGCGCCACGCGCTGGGCATGGCGCTGATCTGCGTTTCGCTGAAGATGGACGGCGATGCCCGGCTGGCCGCGCTGCTGTTCGCCCTGCACAGCCACATGGATAACGCCACCGAGTATCTCGAGAAGCATTTCGGCTTGCGGGTGGCGCGGCTGGTGGGCGGGCTGTACCGGCTCAACGGCCTGCGGGTGATCACCCGCAAGACCGCGACCAACCGTGCGCCCGAGATGCGCCAGCAGTCCGAAACCCTGCGCAAGATGCTGCTGGCCATGGTCGAGGACATCCGCGTGGTGTTGCTGCGCCTGGCTTCGCGCACCCAGACCCTGCGCTACTACGCCGAACATCCGGACGACGAGGCGCAGTTCGACGCTGCGCGTGAGAGCCTCGACATCTACGCGCCGCTGGCCAACCGCCTCGGCGTGTGGCAGCTCAAGTGGGAGCTGGAGGACCTGTCCTTCCGCTTCCTCGAGCCGGACACCTACAAGCGCATTGCCAAGATGCTCGACGAGCGCCGCGTCGAGCGCGAGCAGTTCATCGCCGACGCCGTGGCCCGCCTGCGCGAGGAGATGGCTGCCGCCGGCATCAGCGGCGAGGTGTATGGCCGGCCCAAGCACATCTTCAGCATCGTCAACAAGATGCGCTCGAAAGACCTCGACTTTTCGCAGGTCTACGACGTGCGTGCCTTGCGTGTGCTGGTGAGCCAGGTGCGCGACTGCTACGCGGTGCTGGGCATCGTGCACCAGATCTGGACGCCGATCCCGAAGGAGTACGACGACTACATCCTCAAGCCCAAGGGCAACAACTACCAGTCCCTGCACACCGCGGTGCGGGCGGCCGACGGACGGGCACTGGAGGTGCAGATCCGCACCCACGACATGCACCAGCACGCCGAGTTCGGCGTGGCCGCGCACTGGCGCTACAAGGAAGGCAGCGGTGCCGGTGGCAGCGCCTACGACGAGAAGATCGCGCTGCTGCGCGACCTGCTGTCATGGCGCGACGAGGTGACCGACGCCGATCACTGGGAAGAGAAATACCGCGACGCCTCGCTCGACGACACGCTGTACGTGATGACACCGCAGGGGCGGGTGGTGGACCTGCCGCGCGGTGCCACGGCGGTCGACTTCGCCTATGCGCTGCATTCCGACCTTGGCCATCGCTGCCGCGGCGCCAAGGTGGACGGCCACCTGATTCCGCTCAACAAGCCGCTGGAGAGCGGGCAGACGGTGGAGATCACCGCCGCCAAGGAAGGCGGCCCCTCGCGCGACTGGCTCAACCCACAGCAGAACTACGTCACCACGGGCAAGGCGCGGCGCAAGATCAAGCAGTACTTCTCGCAGCAGGAGCAGGGCGAGTTGCTCGAACGCGGCCGGGCGGTCATCCACCGCGAACTGCAGCGCGAAGGGCAGACCCAGTTCAACAACGAAACCCTGGCCCAGCGTCTGGGCTTCAAGAACACCGACGCGATGTTCATCGCCGCCGGCCGGGGCGAGGTCGGTCCGCGTGCGGTGCAACTGGCTACCCAGACCGATGGCAGCGCCGCGCCCAGCGCGGACGAAGTGGTCATCGGGCGCAGCCGCCAGCGCAGCACCGACGACGACATCCTGGTGGTCGGTGTCAGCAAGCTGATGACCTCGCTGGCGCGCTGCTGCAAGCCGGCGCCGCCGGATGCGGTGGAGGGTTTCGTGACGCGCGGGCGCGGCATTTCGGTGCATCGCGTCGACTGCCCCGACTTCCAGGCCCTGCTCAAGCGCCATCCCGAGCGTGCCATCCCTGCCACCTGGGGCGACGGGGTGGATGCGCCGGGCAGCCGCTATCCGGTCGATGTGATCGTCGATGCCAACGATCGCCAGGGGCTGCTGCGCGACCTGTCGGACGTGCTCTCGCGCGAGAAGCTCAACGTCATTGCCGTCAACACCCTCACCCGCAAGGGCAAGGCGCGCATGCGCTTTACCATCGAGGTCAATGGCTCGCAGCAGATCCAGCGTGCGCTGACCCTGATGGGCGAGGTGGTGGGCGTCGAGCAGGCCCGCCGGACCTAG
- a CDS encoding Crp/Fnr family transcriptional regulator: MRISQARRQGAASQAEGRAEIVSVLKTMPLLKGIRSSTLEVLAGDATRMRYERDEIVFRRGSVPTGLFFVLDGGIKLLALEPDGREKVIELFTEKRFFGEIGVFRLSRYRAWTQAVRATDLLHVPSDALRQAVREDHELSLRMLSEVSGRVQSLIESISQTAPLLAYKRVAAYLIEQDGVGDVEPGWVRLAAPKYTIASMLNMSSEALSRALRKLRDGGMIEGGGRNIRIVDYDGLNGLLNA; this comes from the coding sequence ATGCGGATCAGTCAGGCGCGCCGACAGGGGGCCGCCAGCCAGGCAGAGGGACGGGCCGAGATCGTCTCGGTGCTCAAGACCATGCCTCTGCTCAAGGGCATTCGCAGCAGCACCCTCGAGGTGCTGGCAGGCGACGCCACGCGCATGCGCTATGAACGCGATGAAATCGTGTTCCGCCGGGGCTCGGTGCCCACCGGGCTGTTTTTCGTACTCGATGGTGGCATCAAGCTCCTCGCCCTTGAACCCGATGGCCGGGAAAAGGTGATCGAGCTGTTCACCGAGAAGCGCTTCTTTGGCGAGATTGGCGTGTTCCGCCTGTCACGCTACCGCGCCTGGACGCAAGCGGTGCGCGCCACCGATCTGCTGCATGTCCCCTCCGACGCGCTGCGCCAGGCGGTGCGCGAAGACCACGAGCTGTCGCTGCGCATGCTGTCGGAAGTCTCCGGCCGGGTGCAGTCGCTGATCGAGTCGATCAGCCAGACAGCGCCGCTGCTTGCCTACAAACGGGTGGCGGCCTATCTGATCGAACAGGACGGCGTCGGCGATGTCGAGCCGGGCTGGGTTCGCCTGGCGGCGCCCAAATACACCATCGCCTCCATGCTCAACATGAGCAGCGAAGCCTTGTCGCGCGCGCTGCGCAAGTTGCGCGATGGCGGCATGATCGAAGGCGGTGGCCGCAACATCCGTATCGTTGACTACGACGGCCTGAACGGGTTGCTCAACGCCTGA
- a CDS encoding nitrate/nitrite transporter, with translation MATLRHQQISVLTSSTVAFTVCFAVWMIFAVIGVPIKAQLNLNETQFGLLASMPVLTGALVRLPLGLWGDKYGGRLVFFVLMLCTVPPIYLIGHATEYWQFLVIGLFVGLAGGSFSVGIAYCARWFERNRQGLAMGIFGAGNSGAALTKFVAPAIVAAWGWEMVPTVYAVAMLVTALAFWFFSYDNPAHRVASHVSFADQLRALKDPRVWKYCQYYSIVFGGYVALALWMTKYYVTEYGFSLQLAALLAAAFSLPGGVLRAFGGWFSDRFGAHRVTWWVMWVSWICLFLLSYPQTHLTIQTVNGPKTFDIGLNPWMFTVLLFAVGVAFAFGKASVFKYISDEFPHDIGAVSGIVGLVGGLGGFLLPILFGAMVDLTGVRSSCFMLLYGVTWVSLIWMYWTEVRATDVMHSAATKS, from the coding sequence ATGGCGACACTCCGTCATCAGCAGATTTCAGTGCTCACTTCGAGCACGGTGGCCTTCACCGTGTGTTTCGCGGTGTGGATGATTTTTGCGGTCATCGGTGTGCCGATCAAGGCACAGCTCAACCTCAACGAAACCCAGTTCGGCCTGCTCGCCTCGATGCCGGTGCTCACCGGTGCGCTGGTGCGCCTGCCGCTCGGCCTGTGGGGCGACAAGTACGGCGGTCGGCTGGTGTTCTTTGTGCTGATGCTCTGCACAGTGCCGCCGATCTACCTGATCGGTCACGCCACCGAGTACTGGCAGTTCCTGGTCATTGGCCTGTTCGTCGGCCTGGCCGGCGGTTCGTTCTCGGTCGGCATCGCCTACTGCGCCCGCTGGTTCGAACGCAATCGTCAGGGGCTGGCGATGGGCATCTTCGGGGCCGGCAACTCGGGCGCGGCGCTGACCAAGTTCGTGGCGCCGGCCATCGTCGCCGCCTGGGGCTGGGAAATGGTGCCGACCGTGTATGCCGTCGCGATGCTGGTGACGGCGCTGGCATTCTGGTTTTTCAGCTATGACAACCCGGCTCACCGGGTGGCTTCCCATGTGAGTTTCGCCGACCAGTTGCGTGCGCTGAAGGATCCGCGCGTATGGAAGTACTGCCAGTACTACTCCATCGTTTTTGGCGGTTATGTGGCACTGGCCTTGTGGATGACCAAGTACTACGTCACCGAGTACGGCTTCTCGCTGCAGCTGGCGGCCTTGCTGGCGGCGGCGTTCTCCCTGCCGGGTGGTGTTCTGCGTGCCTTTGGTGGCTGGTTTTCTGATCGCTTCGGCGCGCATCGGGTCACCTGGTGGGTGATGTGGGTGTCGTGGATCTGCCTGTTTCTGCTCTCTTATCCGCAGACGCATCTCACCATCCAGACGGTCAACGGGCCCAAGACTTTCGATATTGGCCTCAATCCGTGGATGTTTACGGTGTTGCTGTTCGCCGTCGGCGTGGCCTTCGCGTTCGGCAAGGCGTCTGTCTTCAAATACATCTCCGACGAGTTTCCCCACGACATCGGTGCCGTGTCCGGCATCGTTGGCCTCGTCGGTGGCCTGGGCGGTTTCCTGCTGCCGATCCTGTTTGGCGCGATGGTCGATCTGACCGGCGTGCGCTCCAGCTGCTTCATGTTGCTCTATGGCGTGACCTGGGTGTCGCTCATCTGGATGTACTGGACCGAGGTGCGCGCGACCGACGTGATGCACTCGGCGGCTACAAAGTCTTGA
- a CDS encoding antiporter produces the protein MARTFDHWDPEDEKFWESTGKRIANRNLWISIPALYCGFAVWAMWGIISVQMLNLGFPFTKEQLFTLTAISGLSGATMRIPSSFFIRLAGGRNTIFLTTAMLLTPVVGTGIALQHQDLPLWVFQLLALWSGVGGGNFASSMSNINPFFPKRLQGTALGLNAGLGNFGVTATQIFIPLFMTVGLFGAIGGEPMTLVKDSGWLFGKIPAGAPTYIQNAGFVGILILVPVSIAAWFGMNNLRSVSPQTGVVASFSKITWLYTLAFIPAILGLYLYLPAPTGLGLINAWFLVPLDIVLALLIMKLAAFGPMKENVAKQFAIFSNKHTWAMTALYVVTFGSFIGFSLAAPLAITVIFGDKHVLDAATGVWTHVKNPAAPSALTYAWIGPFVGAAARPLGGWISDKLGGSIVTQAVSAVMAVASVATGYVMFLAYHSETPEQYFLVFMLLFSLLFLASGVGNGSTFRSVGHIFNREQAGPVLGWTSAVAAYGSFVAPTMIGGQIHAGTPENAMYGFAVFYAVCLVINWWFYLRPNAYVKNP, from the coding sequence GTGGCGCGGACGTTCGACCACTGGGATCCCGAGGACGAGAAGTTCTGGGAGAGTACCGGCAAGCGTATCGCCAACCGCAACCTGTGGATCTCGATCCCGGCGCTTTACTGCGGATTCGCAGTGTGGGCGATGTGGGGAATCATCTCGGTGCAGATGCTGAACCTCGGTTTTCCCTTCACCAAGGAGCAGCTGTTCACGCTGACCGCGATCTCCGGTCTGTCGGGGGCGACGATGCGTATCCCCTCGTCGTTCTTCATCCGCCTCGCGGGGGGGCGCAATACCATTTTCCTGACCACGGCAATGCTGCTGACGCCGGTTGTCGGTACCGGCATCGCGCTGCAGCACCAGGATCTTCCTCTGTGGGTATTCCAGCTGCTGGCGCTGTGGTCTGGCGTGGGTGGCGGCAACTTCGCCAGCTCGATGTCAAACATCAACCCCTTCTTTCCCAAGCGGCTGCAGGGTACGGCGCTGGGTCTGAATGCGGGGCTGGGTAATTTCGGCGTGACCGCGACGCAGATCTTCATCCCGCTGTTCATGACCGTTGGCCTGTTCGGCGCCATTGGCGGCGAGCCGATGACGCTCGTCAAGGACTCGGGCTGGCTGTTTGGCAAGATTCCGGCGGGCGCGCCCACCTACATCCAGAACGCCGGTTTCGTGGGCATCCTGATTCTCGTGCCGGTGTCGATTGCCGCCTGGTTCGGCATGAACAATCTGCGCTCGGTGTCGCCGCAGACGGGCGTCGTCGCCAGCTTCTCCAAGATCACCTGGCTCTACACGCTCGCCTTCATCCCGGCGATTCTCGGTCTCTACCTCTACCTGCCCGCGCCGACCGGCCTGGGCTTGATCAATGCGTGGTTCCTGGTGCCGCTGGATATCGTGCTGGCGCTGCTGATCATGAAGCTCGCTGCGTTCGGCCCCATGAAGGAGAACGTCGCAAAGCAGTTCGCGATCTTCTCGAACAAGCACACCTGGGCCATGACCGCGCTCTACGTCGTGACCTTCGGTTCCTTCATCGGTTTTTCGCTGGCCGCGCCGCTGGCGATCACGGTGATCTTTGGCGACAAGCACGTTCTAGATGCGGCGACCGGGGTGTGGACGCACGTCAAGAACCCGGCCGCGCCCTCGGCGCTGACCTATGCGTGGATCGGTCCCTTTGTGGGAGCGGCGGCCCGCCCGCTGGGTGGCTGGATTTCCGACAAGCTTGGCGGTTCCATCGTGACCCAGGCGGTGTCGGCGGTGATGGCGGTGGCCTCGGTCGCCACGGGCTACGTGATGTTCCTCGCCTATCACTCCGAGACGCCGGAGCAGTACTTCCTGGTTTTCATGCTGCTGTTCTCGCTGCTTTTCCTCGCCTCGGGCGTCGGTAACGGTTCGACCTTCCGCTCGGTGGGTCACATCTTCAACCGTGAGCAGGCTGGCCCTGTGCTGGGTTGGACTTCCGCGGTGGCGGCCTACGGTTCGTTCGTCGCCCCGACCATGATTGGCGGACAAATCCATGCCGGTACGCCGGAGAACGCCATGTATGGCTTCGCGGTGTTTTACGCGGTGTGCCTGGTTATCAACTGGTGGTTCTACCTGCGTCCGAACGCCTACGTAAAAAACCCCTGA
- a CDS encoding nitrate reductase subunit alpha, whose product MSHFLDRLKFLERIKETFSNGHGIVTNEDRNWEDAYRNRWRHDKVVRSTHGVNCTGGCSWRIFVKNGLVSFEMQQTDYPRTREDLPNHEPRGCQRGASFSWYLYSPHRIKHPMIRGRLLELYRAERKSGKDPVEAWEAIQKDEKKRDKYVRVRGLGGFVRTSWNEVSEIVAAANVYTIKKWGPDRIYGFSPIPAMSMISYAAGARYLSLIGAACGSFYDWYCDLPAASPQTWGEQTDVPEAADWYNSTYLIITGANLPMTRTPDAHFATEVRYKGAKIVSMAPDYAEYVKFADLWMPVKQGTDSAAFLAMGHVALKEFYINKQDPYFQQYARKYTDLPMLVMLRKHDGGYVTDRNLRASDFNGAMGETNNPEWKTVAFDKKTNSYVAPNGSIGFRWGEDGKWNLLEKSGAGAETELELSCLDSRDDVVSVGFPHFTPGEPALLWKNVPVRKLTLANGEEALVASVFDLQVSQYGIDRGLGGDNVATSYDDDTVPYTPAWAAKYTGVKAADLERTGREFADNASRTKGKSMVIMGAAINHWYHNDLSYRAIMNLLHMCGCVGQTGGGWAHYVGQEKLRPQAGWAPIAFALDWQRPPRHMNSTSYWYFHTDQWRYETIDADALLSPAGKNRNKGLTLADYNVKATRMGWLPSAPHFNRNPVELVAEAEKAGAKDEAGVAQYVVDQLKSGKLDVAFADPDAQENWPRNLIVWRANLIGSSAKGHEYFLKHLLGAQNGVMSEGGAGNGCKEVKWHEEGPTGKLDLMVDINFRLNSTGAYSDIILPTATWYEKNDLNTTDMHPFIHPLGEAVTPGWESKSDWQIFKRLSKEFSKLAAKHLPGAKDLVALPMQHDSAMELAQPLGEARDWKMGECEPIPGKTMPILKVVDRDYASTYNKYIALGPLMVKLGNNVKGIDWDTEAEYEELKKCNYTVTEEGVSKGMPSLEEDIYVCDAIMRMAPETNGEVAHKSWSALSKKTGIDHHHLYAGRHEDKITFRDIVAQPRKIITAPTWSGIESETVSYTAGYTNVHEHIPFRTLTGRAHFYQDHEWFLDFGEGFCTFKPPVDLKAHDNVPASVRAKPHLTLSWITPHSKWGIHSSYQDNLRMLNLFRGGPYIWLSEEEAATVGIRDNDWVEAINSNGATVARAVVSQRVPRGMALMYHAQEKNINVPGSNTTGKRGGILNSVTRVVVKPTNMVGGYAQLSYSFNYYGTVGCQRDEMVVLHKIEDQDIDWLERPLTDEREAQRNPEGIGSK is encoded by the coding sequence GTGAGTCACTTTCTGGATCGACTGAAGTTCTTAGAACGGATTAAAGAAACCTTCTCCAACGGCCACGGCATCGTCACCAACGAAGACCGCAACTGGGAAGACGCCTACCGCAACCGCTGGCGCCACGACAAGGTGGTGCGTTCCACCCACGGCGTGAACTGCACCGGCGGCTGTTCGTGGCGGATCTTCGTCAAGAACGGTCTGGTGTCCTTCGAGATGCAGCAGACCGACTACCCGCGTACCCGCGAGGATCTGCCCAACCATGAGCCGCGTGGCTGCCAGCGTGGCGCCTCGTTCTCGTGGTACCTGTACTCGCCGCATCGCATCAAGCACCCGATGATCCGCGGCCGCCTGCTCGAGCTGTACCGTGCCGAGCGCAAGAGCGGAAAGGACCCGGTCGAGGCCTGGGAAGCGATCCAGAAGGACGAGAAAAAGCGCGACAAGTACGTGCGCGTGCGCGGCCTGGGCGGTTTCGTGCGCACCTCGTGGAACGAGGTCAGCGAGATCGTCGCCGCCGCCAACGTCTACACCATCAAGAAGTGGGGCCCGGACCGCATCTACGGCTTCTCGCCGATCCCCGCCATGTCGATGATTTCGTATGCTGCCGGTGCGCGCTACCTGTCGCTGATCGGTGCTGCCTGCGGGTCCTTCTATGACTGGTACTGCGACCTGCCCGCTGCCAGCCCGCAGACCTGGGGCGAGCAGACCGACGTGCCCGAGGCGGCCGACTGGTACAACTCGACCTACCTGATCATCACCGGCGCCAACCTGCCGATGACGCGTACGCCGGATGCCCACTTCGCCACCGAGGTGCGCTACAAGGGCGCCAAGATCGTGTCCATGGCGCCGGACTACGCCGAGTACGTCAAGTTCGCCGACCTGTGGATGCCGGTCAAGCAGGGCACCGACTCCGCCGCCTTCCTGGCCATGGGCCATGTGGCGCTCAAGGAGTTCTACATCAACAAGCAGGACCCGTACTTCCAGCAATACGCCCGCAAGTACACCGACCTGCCGATGCTGGTCATGCTGCGCAAGCACGACGGCGGCTACGTGACCGACCGCAACCTGCGCGCCTCCGACTTCAACGGCGCCATGGGCGAGACCAACAACCCCGAATGGAAGACCGTGGCCTTCGACAAGAAGACCAACAGCTATGTCGCGCCGAACGGCTCGATCGGCTTCCGCTGGGGCGAGGACGGCAAGTGGAACCTGCTCGAGAAATCCGGCGCCGGCGCCGAGACCGAGCTGGAGCTGTCGTGCCTGGACAGCCGCGATGACGTGGTGTCGGTCGGCTTCCCGCACTTCACGCCGGGCGAGCCCGCGCTGCTGTGGAAGAACGTGCCGGTGCGCAAGCTCACCCTGGCCAACGGCGAAGAAGCGCTGGTCGCTTCGGTGTTTGACCTGCAGGTGTCGCAATACGGTATCGATCGCGGCCTCGGTGGCGACAACGTGGCCACCTCCTACGACGACGACACCGTGCCCTACACCCCGGCCTGGGCGGCCAAGTACACCGGCGTCAAGGCCGCCGACCTGGAGCGCACCGGCCGCGAGTTTGCCGACAACGCCTCGCGCACCAAGGGCAAGTCCATGGTCATCATGGGCGCGGCGATCAACCACTGGTATCACAACGACCTGTCCTACCGCGCGATCATGAACCTGCTGCACATGTGCGGCTGCGTGGGCCAGACCGGTGGTGGCTGGGCGCACTACGTGGGTCAGGAAAAGCTGCGTCCGCAGGCCGGCTGGGCGCCGATCGCCTTCGCGCTCGACTGGCAGCGTCCGCCGCGCCACATGAACTCCACGTCCTACTGGTACTTCCACACCGACCAGTGGCGCTACGAGACCATCGACGCCGACGCGCTGCTCTCGCCGGCCGGCAAGAACCGCAACAAGGGTCTGACCCTGGCCGACTACAACGTCAAGGCCACGCGCATGGGCTGGCTGCCGTCGGCGCCGCACTTCAACCGTAACCCGGTCGAACTGGTGGCCGAGGCCGAGAAGGCCGGCGCCAAGGACGAGGCGGGCGTGGCGCAGTACGTGGTCGATCAGCTCAAGAGCGGCAAGCTGGATGTGGCCTTTGCCGATCCGGACGCGCAGGAGAACTGGCCGCGTAACCTGATCGTCTGGCGCGCCAACCTGATCGGTTCGTCCGCCAAGGGTCACGAGTACTTCCTCAAGCACCTGCTCGGCGCCCAGAACGGCGTGATGAGCGAGGGCGGCGCCGGCAACGGCTGCAAGGAAGTGAAATGGCACGAAGAAGGCCCGACCGGCAAGCTGGACTTGATGGTGGACATCAACTTCCGCCTCAACTCCACCGGCGCCTACTCGGACATCATCCTGCCGACGGCCACCTGGTACGAGAAGAACGACCTCAACACCACCGACATGCACCCCTTCATCCACCCGCTGGGTGAGGCGGTCACGCCGGGCTGGGAGTCCAAGTCCGACTGGCAGATCTTCAAGCGCCTGTCGAAAGAGTTCTCCAAGCTCGCTGCCAAGCACCTGCCGGGCGCCAAGGACCTGGTGGCGCTGCCGATGCAGCACGACTCGGCCATGGAACTGGCGCAGCCGCTGGGCGAGGCGCGTGACTGGAAAATGGGCGAGTGTGAGCCGATTCCGGGCAAGACCATGCCGATCCTCAAGGTGGTCGACCGCGACTACGCCAGTACCTACAACAAGTACATCGCGCTTGGCCCCTTGATGGTCAAGCTGGGCAACAACGTCAAGGGCATCGACTGGGACACCGAGGCCGAGTACGAAGAGCTCAAGAAGTGCAACTACACGGTGACCGAAGAGGGCGTGTCGAAGGGCATGCCGTCGCTGGAGGAAGACATCTACGTGTGCGACGCGATCATGCGCATGGCACCGGAGACCAACGGCGAGGTGGCGCATAAGTCGTGGAGTGCGCTGTCGAAGAAGACCGGCATCGACCACCACCACCTGTACGCGGGCCGCCACGAAGACAAGATCACCTTCCGCGACATCGTCGCCCAGCCGCGCAAGATCATCACCGCGCCGACCTGGTCGGGGATCGAGTCCGAGACGGTGTCCTACACCGCCGGCTACACCAACGTGCATGAACATATCCCGTTCCGCACGCTGACCGGCCGGGCGCACTTCTACCAGGATCACGAGTGGTTCCTCGATTTCGGTGAAGGCTTCTGCACCTTCAAGCCGCCGGTCGACCTCAAGGCGCACGACAACGTGCCGGCCAGCGTCCGCGCCAAGCCGCACCTGACGCTGTCGTGGATCACCCCGCACTCCAAGTGGGGCATCCACTCCAGCTACCAGGACAACCTGCGCATGCTCAACCTGTTCCGCGGCGGCCCCTACATCTGGCTGTCCGAGGAAGAGGCGGCCACGGTCGGCATCCGCGACAACGACTGGGTCGAGGCAATCAACTCCAACGGCGCCACGGTGGCCCGGGCGGTGGTCTCGCAGCGCGTGCCGCGCGGCATGGCGCTGATGTACCACGCCCAGGAAAAGAACATCAACGTGCCCGGATCGAACACCACCGGAAAACGCGGCGGCATCCTCAACTCGGTCACCCGGGTGGTGGTCAAGCCGACCAACATGGTCGGCGGTTACGCCCAGCTGTCGTACAGCTTCAACTACTACGGCACGGTGGGTTGCCAGCGTGACGAGATGGTGGTGTTGCACAAGATCGAGGACCAGGACATCGACTGGCTTGAGCGGCCGCTGACCGATGAACGCGAGGCCCAGCGCAACCCCGAGGGCATCGGCTCGAAATAA